In Aspergillus luchuensis IFO 4308 DNA, chromosome 1, nearly complete sequence, the following are encoded in one genomic region:
- a CDS encoding putative TBC domain protein (COG:S;~EggNog:ENOG410PKY2;~InterPro:IPR035969,IPR000195;~PFAM:PF00566) → MVETRSASVPAVVMSDSASTIQTVPYDDTIAATAPIAVRSASYPTPVDCTSCSEETSHSASSGSAWDQPGSAPSQQNARSRRNRFTALPEAGASTVSLRSLRNSIPSIIVNDTASRPASRPGSRPGSRWSERRWGGLRSKKSGEFDRDDDAPPVPPIQAPFNGIALDIPNSALDGLGPQSMRFSKRGSLIKEESKRQLQQQIEQEEARRREAAQQIQDGDNQQQRGSDDREPASPDVASSEQNSTEPETIETPSRRSKPVSALRVRHSAMASRAISADEDMLSRRVRLMYEKGEENVTDSEVAKSMAMENGILWEDTPTSMETSRLSGPSMSVDTKSVVSSLGPENGPAIKREAHELAGGIEYWQNIKAGDVDRYGFIRSPTSNSNEGIDPSPIQRVSTSLLMASETPRRKHSIRPPSAIGGNRPFSGLTGRSPTRKMSEPSIRPTSSHSMYSTTMMRRSTSRFRRAANHLPHNRDRRVKDEASDMFTHPTAPLNPGEKQDAAAARAARKKEWEREDKWTKMARPMRSGDGGGMTFEFDTTSSKLIERTWKGIPDRWRATAWYAFLKSSARMHSDSPSEEELIEAFNEFQLVSSPDDVQIDIDVPRTITSHIMFRRRYRGGQRLLFRVLHAMSLYFPDTGYVQGMAALAATLLAYYDEEHAFIMLVRLWQLRGLERLYQSGFSGLMEALGDFEREWLEKGEVAAKLNELGIPPTAYGTRWYLTLFNYSIPFPAQLRVWDVFMLLGDADDLTAPGSSGKGSKKDAPTSAFGNGLDVLHATSAALIDGMRDIILESDFENAMKVLTSWVPIKDIELFMRVAKAEWKVHRRKKTS, encoded by the exons ATGGTAGAAACGCGATCCGCTTCTGTTCCTGCTGTCGTGATGTCCGACTCCGCTTCAACCATCCAGACCGTTCCCTACGACGACACCATCGCCGCCACGGCCCCTATCGCCGTTCGCTCCGCCTCATACCCGACCCCAGTGGATTGTACTTCGTGCTCGGAGGAAACATCGCATAGCGCATCGTCCGGTAGTGCTTGGGATCAACCGGGGTCCGCGCCGTCGCAACAAAATGCCAGATCGCGGCGGAACAGGTTCACTGCCTTACCAGAGGCTGGGGCCTCGACTGTGAGCTTGCGCTCACTGCGCAACAGCATCCCCAGTATCATTGTCAATGATACCGCCTCCCGTCCTGCATCCCGCCCAGGATCTCGTCCCGGTTCGCGGTGGTCGGAGCGCAGATGGGGCGGTCTGAGAAGTAAGAAGTCGGGTGAGTTCGATCGAGATGACGATGCTCCCCCTGTACCGCCGATTCAAGCCCCTTTCAATGGCATTGCTCTGGATATCCCAAACTCGGCTCTCGATGGTCTGGGACCGCAATCGATGCGTTTCTCCAAGCGCGGAAGTCTTATCAAGGAGGAATCGAAACGCCAATTACAACAGCAAATTGAACAAGAGGAAGCAAGACGACGAGAGGCGGCACAACAAATTCAGGATGGGGACAATCAGCAACAACGGGGATCTGATGACAGAGAACCGGCGTCACCTGATGTCGCCTCGTCGGAACAAAATAGCACAGAGCCGGAGACCATCGAGACGCCATCGAGGCGGTCAAAGCCCGTCTCGGCCCTCCGAGTCAGGCACAGCGCCATGGCAAGCAGAGCCATCTCTGCGGACGAAGATATGTTGTCGCGACGGGTACGGCTGATGTATGAGAAGGGCGAAGAAAATGTGACAGACTCAGAAGTAGCAAAATCCATGGCCATGGAGAATGGTATCTTGTGGGAAGATACCCCAACCAGTATGGAGACCTCTCGTCTTTCTGGACCCAGTATGTCAGTGGATACTAAAAGTGTGGTGTCGTCTCTCGGTCCGGAGAACGGACCAGCAATCAAAAGAGAGGCTCACGAGTTAGCTGGAGGCATTGAGTACTGGCAGAACATCAAGGCTGGAGATGTCGACCGGTACGGCTTCATCCGATCACCGACGTCCAACTCCAACGAAGGGATTGACCCCAGTCCGATCCAGCGTGTCTCTACCAGCCTACTTATGGCTTCGGAGACGCCGCGACGGAAACATTCCATCCGTCCACCCTCGGCCATCGGGGGAAATCGTCCCTTTTCAGGCCTCACAGGCCGCTCCCCGACGCGGAAGATGTCCGAGCCTTCCATACGGCCAACCTCTTCTCACAGCATGTATAGCACGACCATGATGCGACGATCAACCTCGCGGTTTCGTCGGGCCGCCAACCATCTGCCACACAATCGCGATCGCCGCGTCAAAGATGAGGCGAGCGATATGTTCACCCACCCGACAGCTCCTTTGAATCCGGGTGAGAAACAGGATGCAGCTGCCGCCCGCGCggcgagaaagaaagagtgggaaagggaagaCAAATGGACCAAGATGGCCCGCCCCATGCGGagcggagatggcggtggcATGACATTCGAGTTTGACACGACAAGCTCCAAACTGATTGAGCGGACATGGAAAGGCATCCCCGACCGATGGCGAGCGACCGCGTGGTACGCCTTTTTGAAATCCAGCGCCAGAATGCACAGTGATAGCCCTTCGGAAGAGGAGCTAATTGAAGCATTCAATGAATTTCAATTGGTTTCATCGCCCGATGATGTCCAGATCGATATAGACGTTCCGAGAACCATCACCAGTCACATCATGTTCCGGCGACGGTATCGCGGAGGCCAACGACTATTGTTCCGAGTACTTCATGCGATGTCCTTGTACTTCCCAGACACGGGATACGTGCAGGGCATGGCTGCCCTGGCTGCGACTCTACTCGCCTACTACGACGAAGAACATGCATTTATCATGCTCGTGCGACTTTGGCAATTACGGGGGTTGGAGCGTCTGTACCAGTCTGGCTTCTCAGGCCTCATGGAGGCCTTGGGGGATTTTGAACGAGAGTGGCTAGAAAAAGGAGAGGTAGCTGCCAAGCTG AATGAACTTGGCATTCCTCCCACGGCATACGGCACACGGTGGTACCTGACTCTTTTCAACTACTCTATCCCATTTCCCGCCCAACTCCGCGTTTGGGACGTCTTCATGCTCCTCGGCGATGCCGACGACCTCACGGCACCCGGCTCTTCAGGCAAAGGCAGCAAAAAGGACGCACCCACCAGTGCCTTTGGCAACGGACTGGATGTCCTCCACGCGACCTCCGCCGCCCTGATTGACGGCATGCGCGACATCATACTCGAATCCGACTTCGAGAACGCCATGAAAGTCCTCACCAGCTGGGTTCCTATCAAGGACATCGAGCTATTTATGCGTGTCGCCAAAGCAGAGTGGAAAGTGCACCGTCGCAAAAAGACCTCTTAG
- a CDS encoding DIL and Ankyrin domain protein (COG:F;~EggNog:ENOG410PI9B;~InterPro:IPR002110,IPR037986,IPR036770,IPR002710, IPR020683;~PFAM:PF01843,PF13857,PF12796,PF00023;~go_function: GO:0005515 - protein binding [Evidence IEA]) — protein sequence MDASGSPRGASDDLDRSDPDLADRSAARKSLHAAGLPDDLPKSLDDRRSIPLIQPETEMYDAWQGQSQFLTTPVAAKPLSFSLALDDHTHDEEHNLQAQYGRGLAASTDDDNESTTTARLEDSDARLMEMLAAQAAHREVESLGADEEAIATDEKLSDAEKKDILQRSLNMAASNGDVERVRRLVQGHAAEYVDVNKPDEEGTVPLIYASCFGHQDVVSALLDAGSHIDQQDRNQWSALMWAMTNRHKTIAKILLDHGASPDIKSSSGGTAFDFAQPGSEISEYLHENGYHFGPSAIEDDFYDSGFGHGRFEEEIAENELKRRMMMEESAINLEVDLSSLGLDEKFDSLDEEELEEEQQEFVWDRCLNDQMFVFQESELERILNIIITNMTPQRSPSQKPVPANLLFLSARYAHYHASPELLAKLLVSATEKINDVVERHQWDMTILAFWMSNATLLLHYLKKDGGLVESTVEFQLHLAELINEIFILIIRDAERRMNKVLDAAMLDHETIPGLEDVHFQNEWKLFRSKSKKTPEPAEKRFRPPSPRRRAQVSPRNITSLLSSTLFVLDLYDVHSVITTQIISQLLYWLGAETFNRIMSTKRYLARTKAMQIRMNVSTLEDWARNNNRQPEHYENGSTSSTGESTMESARRHLAPVIQLLQWLQCFSSLGDDFESLVTTLLQLQQLTPAQLLHAVKSYRPEVGEKGLTKPAMKFLIELQRDPGLLFREQAKLQAPKQNTTAPEAGSTDGRPQTPPASTASETAGSPSTRASVASPGSSVASPHPGPSAWMDERSNNVFLDPSLTLPFSLPTSTDMLISYGAGWGGTNRERARKYIPTVPPEVLSRFDRDS from the exons ATGGACGCCTCCGGATCCCCCCGCGGGGCGTCGGACGACCTCGACCGCAGCGACCCCGATCTGGCCGACCGCAGCGCGGCACGCAAGTCCTTACACGCTGCAGGTCTGCCGGATGATCTCCCTAAGTCCTTGGACGACCGTCGTTCTATCCCTCTCATCCAGCCCGAAACGGAGATGTATGATGCCTGGCAAG GCCAATCCCAATTCCTCACCACACCAGTGGCCGCAAAACCATTGAGCTTCAGTCTAGCCCTCGACGACCACACCCATGACGAAGAACATAATCTACAGGCCCAGTACGGGCGCGGACTGGCCGCATCGACCGACGACGATAACGAATCCACAACCACTGCCCGGCTGGAAGACAGTGATGCCcggttgatggagatgcTTGCTGCGCAGGCTGCTCACCGGGAAGTCGAGTCGCTAGGTGCAGACGAGGAAGCCATCGCAACGGATGAGAAGCTATCGGAcgcagagaagaaagatatcCTACAGCGCAGCTTGAATATGGCGGCTAGTAATGGCGACGTGGAACGTGTTCGGAGATTAGTGCAAGGCCATGCAGCTGAATATGTCGATGTGAATAAGccggatgaagaggggacGGTGCCGCTGATCTATGCTAGTTGCTTC GGACACCAAGACGTTGTCTCAGCGCTTCTCGATGCAGGCTCCCATATCGATCAGCAGGACCGGAATCAGTGGAGTGCCTTGATGTGGGCCATGACAAACAGACACAAGACAATCGCGAAGATCCTTCTCGACCACGGTGCGTCTCCGGATATCAAGTCCTCGTCGGGCGGGACGGCGTTCGACTTTGCACAGCCTGGCAGCGAGATTTCAGAGTATCTGCATGAAAACGGTTACCACTTTGGGCCGAGTGCGATCGAAGACGATTTCTATGATTCTGGGTTTGGACACGGTCGcttcgaggaggagattgctGAGAATGAATTGAAGCGgcgcatgatgatggaagagagtGCTATCAACCTTGAGGTGGACCTATCGAGCCTGGGGCTCGACGAAAAGTTTGAC TcgttggatgaagaggagcttgaagaagaacagcAAGAATTCGTGTGGGATCGGTGTCTGAACGACCAGATGTTCGTCTTCCAGGAGAGCGAGCTCGAACGAatcctcaacatcatcatcaccaacatgACACCGCAACGCTCTCCCTCGCAGAAACCCGTCCCCGCGaacctcctctttctcagTGCTCGATATGCGCACTACCATGCTAGTCCCGAATTGCTTGCTAAGCTGCTCGTTTCCGCGAccgagaagatcaacgaTGTCGTTGAGCGCCATCAGTGGGACATGACGATCCTGGCTTTCTGGATGTCAAATGCGACGTTGTTGCTACATTacttgaagaaggatggcgGGCTGGTGGAATCTACGGTGGAATTCCAGCTACACCTGGCCGAGCTGATCAATGAAAtcttcattctcatcatccgcgACGCCGAGCGTCGCATGAACAAAGTGCTCGACGCCGCCATGCTAGACCATGAGACCATCCCGGGGCTAGAGGACGTCCATTTCCAAAATGAGTGGAAGCTCTTCCGCTCCAAATCCAAGAAAACGCCCGAACCGGCGGAGAAGCGCTTCCGACCTCCATCCCCCAGACGGCGCGCACAAGTGTCTCCGCGCAACATtacttctctcctctcctctacGCTCTTTGTCCTGGATCTCTACGATGTACACTCCGTCATCACTACACAGATTATCTCCCAGCTCCTGTACTGGCTTGGAGCTGAAACCTTTAACCGCATCATGTCGACCAAGCGCTACCTGGCCCGGACCAAGGCGATGCAGATTCGCATGAATGTGTCGACCCTGGAGGATTGGGCGCGAAACAATAACCGCCAACCGGAACATTATGAGAACGGATCGACGAGTAGCACGGGCGAGAGCACGATGGAATCCGCCCGCCGGCATTTGGCGCCAGTCATCCAACTCCTACAGTGGCTTCAATGTTTCTCATCGCTTGGGGACGATTTTGAGTCACTTGTTACGACTCTGCtccagctgcagcaactcACCCCGGCGCAACTCTTGCATGCGGTCAAGTCGTATCGGCCCGAGGTCGGGGAAAAGGGACTGACCAAGCCGGCCATGAAATTCTTGATTGAGCTACAGCGCGATCCGGGGCTGTTGTTCCGAGAGCAAGCGAAGCTTCAGGCACCCAAGCAAAACACCACGGCACCCGAGGCAGGATCTACCGATGGACGCCCACAGACCCCTCCGGCCTCAACCGCTTCAGAGACGGCCGGATCCCCATCCACGCGAGCGTCCGTGGCGTCGCCTGGCTCGAGCGTAGCATCTCCGCACCCAGGTCCGTCGGCGTGGATGGATGAGCGCAGTAACAACGTATTCCTGGACCCGTCCCTCACACTTCCTTTCTCGCTGCCCACGAGCACAGATATGCTGATTAGTTACGGAGCGGGCTGGGGCGGCACGAACCGAGAACGCGCGCGCAAGTATATACCGACGGTACCTCCGGAGGTGCTGAGTCGGTTCGACCGGGACAGCTGA
- a CDS encoding uncharacterized protein (COG:S;~EggNog:ENOG410PPPB) has product MNQPLPPPPGQWQSSDDSMRQWLQAKAEEDRRKQEEEKTRQETLRLEQRRVEQSMLRDSLQAGVPPQMIPLIFAGISPGGLPASMLELTQQYLAQPSAPRGPAPQMPVMSQTHPHAQRRPTHVRQDSRTIPSNAYVAPPVHPQTVPPPGVLLSQPLHTVGASPTPQPLGRPSVSNGPADPRFAVAAIPRMNPGESQLQPPINLSNVHYAPGSSIPSTQPPRGKSYSASRQSPPSLYFHHWVPPGQTAGHAQSGRGRQESPGAVQGSRQVDSNISPGRKRKAHGAHHPAPLPSSRPPESFPGSSQTSQPGSPAPEYQTEQAAPPTHHHHSLPRSSDASASYQIPTDDVKCEHRSRGTSPTHSSERMIVDDARSNQRGRADNEDSYEEENTSAGHATSPHTVRVQRSEAASYHDPRGSPARSATAKALQLSQEHNSASGH; this is encoded by the coding sequence ATGAACCAGCCACTCCCGCCGCCCCCGGGCCAATGGCAGTCCTCGGATGACTCCATGCGACAATGGCTCCAGGCCAAAGCGGAGGAAGATCGgaggaagcaggaagaagagaagacgcGCCAAGAGACCTTGCGACTCGAACAGCGGAGGGTCGAACAAAGCATGCTTCGTGATTCCTTGCAGGCCGGTGTCCCACCTCAGATGATCCCGCTCATCTTCGCCGGCATCAGTCCCGGCGGTCTGCCGGCATCGATGCTCGAACTTACTCAACAATACCTAGCTCAACCCTCTGCACCTCGCGGTCCTGCTCCGCAGATGCCTGTCATGTCTCAGACACATCCCCATGCCCAGCGCAGGCCTACACATGTCCGCCAAGACTCCCGTACCATTCCCTCTAATGCATATGTTGCTCCACCGGTGCACCCTCAGACAGTGCCCCCTCCGGGAGTCCTGCTATCCCAGCCATTGCATACTGTTGGAGCCTCTCCTACCCCGCAACCGCTGGGTCGTCCGTCAGTATCCAATGGCCCCGCTGATCCACGCTTTGCTGTTGCAGCTATCCCTCGCATGAACCCTGGAGAGTCACAGCTCCAGCCGCCCATCAATCTCAGTAACGTACACTATGCCCCAGGATCGTCTATCCCGTCAACTCAGCCTCCCCGAGGCAAGTCATATTCTGCGTCTCGCCagtcccctccatccctaTACTTCCACCACTGGGTTCCTCCAGGTCAGACGGCAGGACATGCGCAATCGGGAAGAGGTAGGCAGGAATCACCGGGTGCCGTACAAGGATCTCGGCAGGTTGACTCCAACATTTCTCCCGgacggaagaggaaggccCATGGGGCACATCATCCCGCGCCATTGCCATCGTCTCGTCCCCCGGAATCCTTTCCTGGCTCTTCGCAGACATCTCAGCCAGGTTCTCCGGCCCCGGAATATCAGACCGAGCAAGCAGCACCGCCGAcgcatcaccatcactcTCTCCCAAGATCGAGTGACGCATCTGCTTCGTACCAGATACCGACTGATGATGTGAAATGTGAGCACCGCAGTCGAGGTACTAGCCCGACCCACTCCTCAGAACGCATGATTGTGGATGATGCTAGATCAAACCAGCGTGGTCGAGCAGATAACGAGGACAGTTATGAAGAGGAAAATACCTCTGCAGGACATGCCACCTCGCCCCACACAGTTCGGGTACAGCGAAGCGAAGCAGCCTCTTATCACGACCCTCGCGGCAGTCCTGCCCgctcagcaacagcaaaaGCTTTGCAACTGTCCCAAGAGCATAATTCAGCCTCGGGGCACTAG